One window of Centropristis striata isolate RG_2023a ecotype Rhode Island chromosome 23, C.striata_1.0, whole genome shotgun sequence genomic DNA carries:
- the LOC131962072 gene encoding microtubule-associated protein futsch-like isoform X1 yields MPAPKRGSSPHDPQPKMRKLDEDGEAPPSKTTPATNNRSLKTGNTLEKTTDPRTKKKLSASAEGGNKPAKSSKQSSPPKDSSKTISDPPVKKAKLLKATSASCGEAPSQKANSKASLKRTASTESEDELSSDGGKTDFFRERDDGEKARCIRKYSNRVKAKRKAEESTSDPQETSQGSPSAPRDPVQMDHDYGRFSDSNAGEQNQDEKKDSTQEMSVNATQAESKETLVSYAKASTEFDCSTDESKHEEFKNVERQKLIDNEALASCRETLNCVSATAAGSPCIISAAEENGNKDTAIKSQKDGDDETFVTSVETQCSSTGDANPGREGEVRVGERTACRSRTDVSSGTEKKETTAPVSEETKLDMKCKSEEGEHKVLAAGVSAEHSDVEHKTLSKETNSAPAEEEIMVGSSNPESQTEENLTTSESVGNPETQTDLSVKIQVTFKEESKSEDRVSREVPDTITNSCDGVNKLVRKSEEKLEESEREGVEILTQTVTGPQSLVELHEVMDRTTDSCAEILTPGCEAVLDCVTVSEGRIDAELQTKITSEERSNLAPKEDKQKEGGHKVKDHIPEMPAEDKEDAVTIKKIINFECATATPEHEIPNQAATAEIQNQKSQEVSERATDVSSEFHQDQVLKSKIIGNEDSKNIKHTIGPERQTATASEVSTPASTVNVQSQEKPGDSECTMDMSDKAQKHPAVNCQNGNAEYVVASENEKEVDMQTTTASEERSNIVPTVEIQSQEVSEPTTNTSAELDEVDFQSVARPESQMEMQNMSTSEVLNPASSMELQKSLNEVDMQTAAVQERSNTVTTVEIQSQKSQSEINMETAETLVEISNMAPTVETKVQKSQEFTQPATDVSEKAQESLRIQTPERNGNEIKVMSECVGATENQKEMDSQTTEETSDPTSTVETQNQQGQEVNELTTDAEVLKDIIVANAESEENKDEVIAECVDAFENQIEMETQTTATPEEVFNPPATEEIQSQQVSELNTEDQKDLVTANCESKEIEEKVVAEYVNVPEVQVNMEATTTTPEGICKAAPTAEQNQVMEGVEVPTMALSNQTHSPLSMTESKVNANMQREPTAQDIQGDMDVISGSIEREDSASEEETGGQVINEVKEEAAIISSDKADKTVSNIEGQEEGTGSNEVIVFVCGQPDDVDIVIQESEEQIKTQSEVEIHENQIVYEPISSPESSDEREIPTASENHEGLSLLDLQSAQQVEGVSSANGENSCNQQVENEENVQQQIGVSDSQEVEMEAQTVREPESCVSVQLEQSNMSVDVKQVAVISSSDDISTPDGQSGDATEKSERNGYPDCVGATEFSEQVQEDTGLQDVADVTVTTTTTTTEVEIPDSTSEEFVILEPIPMEEVPFDIVTQAAAESGLSDSMSEQVNPDSALEGERILNGSQQTVFPEAEVQQCQTTDEIKVTNSSEVLDQETGLGREISTDEGVEVIQNSDHSQQPPSDMINTSETDMANSHAHVTNEALVIENAEANLDLQEVQILQDIEIGREIVVAEEDNDEDSDITIIEKPQEKPEAAPPKESEIKVNEKIKDVSCGTSLKQNSTAEKTVTDKKGQEAEKPKKQEMNTQARTKARLAALAEQKAAAAKRTANRQQLNLLALCQEIAEDIATDSMLLKRIEEEKQAAAAAAAVVAAAAAAAATAKSEASKKESSPVNTQEPDTVNVAPPAGPEESSATETPAEEASTVQLSTDDSTEAKSAAEPPKRRFFVTQVSVPLKVHEKKKLTRYQRLRQVELQREKMSWARVKKLKTDQANQMFSDLDWQVPMSASSPFSVSSVTTPPPPASPPKTPLPSPASTSKPATPKADVPNVDTPKPEPSKTEPSKTEPTKTEASKTEPTKPEAAKVEASKTGTPNVGTRKSTRQTKAQANKETPAPGPAAKVTRSGGKRTLPAVPPPMPNGLNAQKQKPVEYKPYRPRPKYSFDDFELDDDPLPAKPGPQSRPAQPIPPHVRSNPAAQSKPTVQSKPTVSSHLAAQAKLKAQTTPAGQISGQSKPTVAATAQSKPAGSTTPQSKPAVATSSQPKATATTTAAASSKHVLPIKAQLKSPVSTTPQSNAVAAPGQSKPAASASPQLKPAASATQAAASNTSGTKPAAPKVDDSSMPLKNAPSSEESKCKVTAAPTSSLPSEDGSKVSDDTQKCEEKPAVTGVDSSPENKTETAEKRSEKPQNRAAAEPQDGRTPLSDACLQKELKKLKEADKDGTQTIIDAGQKHFGAVACSVCGMFYSAANPEDESQHLLFHNQFISAVKYVGWKKERILLEFPDGKIILVLPDDPKYALKKVEEIREMVDNDLGFQQVETKCPSQTKTFLFISNDKKVAGCLIAEHIQEGYRVIEEQVPEGSEGEKLMFERQRAWCCSTTAEPAICGISRIWVVNMMRRQGIASRMLECLRNNFIYGSYLSKDEIAFSDPTPDGKLFATQYFGTSQFLVYNFVSGTHSAQPKKDAV; encoded by the exons ATGCCAGCCCCAAAGAGAggatcatctcctcatgatccTCAGCCCAAGATGAGGAAGTTGGATGAGGATGGGGAGGCTCCGCCATCCAAAACTACACCAGCTACCAATAATAGGTCCCTTAAAACAGGAAATACGCTAGAAAAGACAACAGACCCACGGACTAAGAAAAAACTGTCAGCCTCAGCGGAAGGGGGGAATAAACCAGCCAAGTCATCCAAACAGAGTTCCCCTCCAAAGGATTCCAGCAAAACCATTTCTGACCCACCTGTCAAAAAAGCCAAGCTTCTGAAAGCCACAAGTGCCTCCTGCGGAGAAGCTCCCTCACAGAAAGCTAACTCCAAAGCTTCCCTGAAGCGAACAGCCTCAACAGAGTCTGAGGATGAGTTGAGTAGTGATGGTGGTAAGACTGACTTCTTCAGAGAGAGGGATGATGGTGAAAAGGCCCGCTGCATCAGAAAATACTCAAATCGAGTCAAAGCTAAACGCAAGGCTGAGGAGTCGACGTCTGACCCACAGGAGACAAGCCAAGGGTCACCATCTGCACCTAGAGACCCCGTTCAGATGGACCACGATTATGGCAGATTTTCAGATTCAAATGCTGGAGAGCAGAATCAGGATGAGAAAAAAGATTCTACACAAGAAATGTCAGTTAATGCAACACAAGCAGAGTCAAAGGAAACTTTAGTCTCATATGCAAAAGCTAGCACTGAATTTGACTGTTCAACTGATGAAAGTAAAcatgaagaatttaaaaatgtagaaagaCAAAAGCTTATAGATAATGAAGCACTAGCATCATGTAGAGAAACATTAAACTGTGTCTCTGCAACTGCTGCAGGTTCGCCTTGCATCATATCTgcagcagaggaaaatggaaaTAAGGACACTGCCATCAAAAGCCAAAAGGATGGAGACGATGAAACATTTGTGACGTCAGTGGAGACACAATGTTCTAGTACTGGAGATGCAAATCCAGGTCGAGAAGGTGAAGTACGGGTAGGTGAAAGGACAGCTTGTAGAAGTCGGACAGATGTGAGCAGTGGAACTGAAAAAAAGGAGACCACAGCGCCTGTTTCTGAGGAGACAAAGCTGGATATGAAATGTAAAAGTGAAGAAGGGGAGCATAAAGTGCTGGCAGCCGGTGTCTCTGCAGAACACAGCGATGTGGaacataaaacactgtcaaaagaAACAAACTCTGCACCAGCAGAAGAAGAGATCATGGTAGGAAGTAGTAACCCAGAGAGTCAGACTGAGGAAAATCTAACAACATCAGAGTCTGTTGGCAATCCAGAGACTCAAACAGACCTCAGTGTCAAAATTCAAGTTACGTTCAAAGAGGAATCCAAATCTGAGGATCGAGTGAGCCGTGAAGTGCCGGATACCATTACCAACTCATGTGACGGTGTGAACAAACTAGTCAGAAAGTCTGAAGAAAAGCTTGAAGAAAGTGAAAGGGAAGGAGTGGAGATCCTGACTCAGACTGTCACTGGTCCACAGTCTTTAGTTGAGCTACACGAGGTGATGGACAGGACAACTGACAGCTGTGCTGAAATACTGACACCAGGTTGTGAGGCTGTTCTTGATTGTGTCACAGTCTCAGAGGGTCGGATAGACGCAGAACTGCAGACTAAAATAACATCAGAGGAGAGGTCTAACTTAGCACCTAAAGAGGATAAACAAAAAGAGGGGGGCCACAAAGTTAAAGACCACATTCCAGAAATGCCTGCTGAAGACAAAGAAGATGCagtgacaattaaaaaaataataaactttgAATGTGCCACTGCAACACCAGAGCATGAGATTCCTAATCAAGCTGCTACAGCGGAAATACAAAACCAAAAGAGCCAGGAGGTCAGTGAACGTGCCACAGACGTATCTTCAGAATTCCATCAGGATCAggttttaaaatctaaaataattgGAAATGAAGACAGCAAGAACATTAAACATACTATTggaccagagagacagactgcAACAGCATCAGAGGTTTCTACTCCTGCATCTACAGTGAATGTACAAAGCCAGGAGAAGCCAGGAGACAGTGAATGCACCATGGACATGTCTGATAAAGCACAGAAGCATCCAGCTGTAAACTGTCAGAATGGCAATGCTGAATATGTTGTTGCTTCTGAGAATGAAAAGGAAGTGGACATGCAGACTACAACGGCATCAGAGGAGAGGTCTAACATTGTGCCTACAGTGGAAATACAAAGCCAAGAAGTCAGTGAACCCACCACAAATACATCAGCTGAACTTGATGAGGTGGACTTTCAATCTGTGGCTCGACCAGAGAGTCAAATGGAAATGCAGAATATGTCAACGTCAGAGGTTTTAAATCCAGCTTCTTCAATGGAATTGCAGAAAAGTCTAAATGAAGTGGACATGCAGACTGCAGCAGTACAGGAGAGGTCTAACACAGTAACTACAGTGGAAATACAAAGTCAgaaaagtcaaagtgaaatcAATATGGAGACAGCAGAAACATTAGTGGAGATTTCTAACATGGCACCAACAGTAGAGACAAAGGTCCAGAAGAGCCAAGAATTCACTCAACCTGCGACAGACGTATCTGAAAAAGCTCAAGAAAGTCTAAGGATTCAGACTCCTGAGAGGAATGGAAATGAAATCAAGGTTATGTCAGAATGTGTCGGTGCAACTGAGAATCAAAAAGAAATGGATTCGCAGACAACAGAGGAGACTTCTGATCCAACAAGTACAGTAGAAACACAAAACCAGCAAGGTCAGGAGGTTAACGAACTCACTACAGATGCTGAAGTGTTAAAAGACATTATTGTTGCCAATGCTGAAAgcgaagaaaacaaggatgagGTTATCGCAGAATGTGTGGATGCTTTCGAGAATCAAATAGAAATGGAAACGCAAACAACAGCAACGCCAGAGGAGGTTTTTAATCCACCAGCTACAGAGGAAATCCAAAGTCAGCAGGTCAGTGAACTCAACACAGAAGATCAAAAAGATCTAGTGACTGCAAATTGTGAGAGTAAAGAAATTGAAGAGAAGGTTGTGGCTGAATATGTTAACGTTCCAGAGGTTCAAGTAAATATGGAAGCGACTACAACAACGCCAGAGGGGATTTGTAAAGCAGCGCCTACAGCAGAACAAAACCAGGTGATGGAGGGAGTCGAAGTACCCACTATGGCCTTATCAAATCAAACTCACAGCCCTCTCTCAATGACTGAAAGTAAGGTTAATGCAAACATGCAGAGAGAGCCTACTGCTCAGGATATCCAAGGGGATATGGATGTAATAAGTGGATCAATAGAAAGAGAAGATTCTGCTTCTGAAGAGGAAACAGGGGGACAAGTGATTAATGAGGTCAAAGAAGAGGCCGCAATCATTTCCTCTGATAAGGCTGACAAAACAGTCAGTAATATCGAGGGTCAAGAAGAAGGAACTGGGAGCAATGAAGTCATAGTGTTTGTTTGTGGCCAACCAGATGACGTCGATATAGTAATTCAGGAATCAGAAGAGCAAATTAAGACTCAGTCTGAGGTTGAGATTCATGAAAACCAGATAGTGTATGAGCCCATTAGTAGCCCAGAGAGTAGTGATGAAAGAGAGATTCCTACAGCATCAGAGAACCACGAAGGTTTGTCTTTACTGGACTTACAGAGTGCCCAACAGGTGGAAGGAGTTTCATCTGCTAATGGAGAAAACAGCTGTAACCAACAAGTGGAAAATGAGGAAAACGTCCAGCAGCAAATTGGCGTCTCGGACAGCCAAGAAGTGGAAATGGAAGCACAAACCGTCAGAGAGCCAGAGAGTTGTGTCTCTGTACAGTTGGAGCAGAGTAACATGAGTGTGGATGTGAAACAAGTTGCAGTGATCAGCTCCAGTGATGACATCAGCACACCAGATGGCCAGTCAGGAGATGCAACGGAAAAAAGTGAGAGGAACGGGTATCCGGACTGTGTCGGGGCCACAGAATTCTCTGAGCAGGTGCAGGAGGATACTGGACTTCAGGACGTTGCAGATGTCACCGTGACAACAACTACAACCACCACTGAAGTTGAAATACCAGATAGCACATCTGAGGAGTTTGTGATCTTAGAACCAATCCCAATGGAGGAAGTTCCCTTTGATATTGTCACTCAAGCAGCAGCCGAATCAGGTTTGTCAGACTCGATGTCAGAGCAGGTGAATCCAGACAGTGCTTTGGAAGGTGAGAGGATTTTAAATGGTTCCCAACAAACAGTCTTCCCTGAGGCAGAAGTGCAGCAATGTCAAACGACTGATGAGATCAAAGTGACGAATTCAAGTGAGGTGTTGGATCAGGAGACCGGGCTTGGGAGAGAAATCTCAACTGACGAAGGTGTTGAAGTTATTCAAAATTCTGACCACAGCCAGCAACCACCATCTGACATGATTAATACCTCAGAGACTGACATGGCAAACTCTCATGCTCATGTCACAAATGAAGCACTGGTGATAGAAAACGCAGAGGCTAATTTAGACCTCCAAGAAGTGCAGATTCTGCAGGATATCGAGATCGGTCGTGAGATTGTAGTAGCAGAGGAAGATAATGATGAAGACAGTGACATTACAATAATAGAAAAACCCCAGGAAAAGCCTGAGGCAGCGCCTCCCAAAGAGTCGGAGATAAAGGTTAATGAGAAAATTAAAGATGTCAGTTGTGGGACCAGCTTGAAGCAAAACAGCACAGCTGAAAAGACTGTGACGGATAAAAAGGGACAGGAGGCAGAAAAACCCAAGAAACAAGAAATGAACACACAGGCCAGAACCAAAGCCCGGCTGGCAGCTCTGGCTGAGCAAAAGGCTGCAGCGGCTAAGAGGACAGCAAACAGACAGCAGCTGAACCTCTTAGCTTTGTGTCAGGAGATTGCAGAGGACATTGCTACAGACAGCATGCTTCTAAAgaggatagaagaagaaaaacaagcagcggcagcagcagcagcagtagtggcggcggcggcggccgCAGCAGCAACAGCCAAGAGTGAAGCCAGCAAGAAAGAGAGTTCACCTGTTAACACGCAGGAGCCAGACACTGTTAATGTGGCGCCTCCAGCTGGACCAGAAGAGAGCTCTGCTACAGAGACCCCTGCTGAGGAAGCATCCACAGTCCAGCTGTCGACAGATGATTCCACCGAGGCTAAGTCTGCTGCAGAGCCTCCAAAGCGGCGTTTCTTCGTCACACAGGTTTCAGTGCCACTGAAAGTCCACGAGAAAAAGAAGCTAACTAGATATCAAAGACTCAGACAGGTTgaactgcagagagagaaaatgtcttGGGCACGTGTAAAGAAGCTTAAAACTGACCAAGCAAATCAGATGTTTTCAGACTTAGATTGGCAAGTACCCATGTCTGCATCCTCTCCGTTCTCAGTCAGTTCTGTGACCACACCTCCACCACCTGCCAGTCCACCGAAAACACCTCTCCCAAGTCCGGCCTCAACTAGCAAGCCTGCAACACCCAAGGCGGATGTCCCTAATGTTGACACTCCTAAACCCGAACCCAGTAAGACCGAACCCAGTAAGACTGAACCCACTAAAACGGAAGCCTCCAAAACTGAACCCACTAAACCTGAAGCTGCCAAAGTGGAAGCCTCCAAAACTGGGACTCCTAATGTTGGAACCCGTAAATCAACAAGGCAAACTAAAGCTCAAGCTAATAAAGAAACCCCTGCTCCGGGGCCCGCCGCAAAAGTGACCAGATCAGGAGGCAAGAGGACCCTCCCAGCAGTACCCCCGCCCATGCCCAACGGACTTAATGCTCAAAAACAGAAGCCTGTTGAGTACAAGCCATACAGACCCAGACCCAAGTACTCCTTTGATGACTTTGAACTTGACGATGACCCATTACCAGCAAAGCCTGGTCCTCAGTCAAGACCAGCACAGCCGATACCACCACACGTTCGGTCAAACCCTGCAGCCCAATCTAAACCCACAGTTCAGTCAAAACCCACAGTTTCATCACATCTCGCCGCCCAGGCAAAGCTCAAAGCTCAGACCACGCCTGCTGGACAGATCTCAGGTCAGTCAAAGCCCACTGTTGCAGCTACAGCTCAGTCAAAACCTGCTGGTTCCACCACTCCACAGTCAAAGCCTGCTGTTGCAACATCATCCCAGCCGAAGGCCACAGCTACTACTACTGCCGCAGCGTCTTCAAAACACGTCCTTCCCATTAAAGCTCAACTAAAGTCTCCTGTTTCGACGACACCTCAGTCAAATGCTGTTGCAGCTCCGGGTCAGTCCAAACCCGCTGCTTCTGCTTCACCTCAGTTAAAGCCTGCTGCTAGTGCAACTCAGGCTGCTGCTTCAAACACATCTGGCACAAAACCTGCTGCTCCTAAAGTCGACGATAGTTCAATGCCTCTGAAAAATGCACCATCATCTGAAGAGAGCAAATGCAAG GTTACAGCTGCTCCCACATCTTCCCTCCCCTCTGAAGACGGCTCAAAAGTGTCTGATGACACACAGAAGTGTGAAGAAAAGCCTGCAG TCACTGGTGTTGATTCTTCTCCGGAAAATAAGACAGAAACAGCCGAGAAGAGATCGGAAAAACCTCAAAA cagagcagcagcggAGCCACAGGATGGCAGGACTCCTCTCTCTGATGCCTGTCTGCAAAAAGAACTCAAGAAACTGAAGGAGGCCGACAAAGATGGCACCCAAACCATTATC GATGCAGGACAGAAGCATTTTGGAGCAGTGGCCTGCAGCGTGTGTGGGATGTTCTACTCTGCTGCCAACCCTGAAGATGAATCTCAACATTTACTCTTCCACAACCAGTTCATCAGCGCTGTCAAATATGTG GGATGGAAAAAAGAGAGGATACTGTTAGAGTTTCCTGACGGCAAAATCATTCTTGTCCTGCCAGATGATCCCAAATATGCTCTGAAGAAG GTGGAAGAGATCAGAGAGATGGTGGACAACGACCTCGGCTTCCAGCAGGTGGAGACCAAGTGTCCCTCTCAGACCAAAACCTTCCTCTTCATCTCCAATGACAAGAAAGTGGCCGGATGCCTCATAGCAGAGCACATACAAGAG GGATACAGGGTGATCGAGGAGCAGGTACCGGAGGGCTCAGAGGGCGAGAAGCTGATGTTTGAACGTCAGAGAGCTTGGTGCTGCTCCACAACGGCGGAGCCCGCCATCTGTGGCATCAGCCGCATCTGGGTGGTCAACATGATGAGACGCCAGGGTATCGCCTCACGCATGCTGGAGTGCCTCAG AAACAACTTCATTTACGGTTCATACCTGAGCAAGGACGAGATCGCTTTCTCCGACCCCACGCCTGATGGAAAACTCTTTGCCACACAATATTTTGGCACTTCTCAGTTTTTGGTTTATAACTTTGTGAGTGGAACACACTCGGCCCAGCCCAAAAAGGACGCAGTATGA